One region of Flavobacterium pisciphilum genomic DNA includes:
- a CDS encoding glycerophosphodiester phosphodiesterase family protein, whose product MNAIKIFPAFLMLMIFVFTSCNVTKNGIVAHRGAWKKNNLPENSIAALRHAIDLKAVGSEFDVVMTVDDSLVINHDPHYNNLIVEETKYADLIKFKLSNGEKLPTLREYIIEGKKNNKHTTLVCEIKPSGVSKERGKKIALKAVEIVKSLNAEKITSYISFDYEILKQIREVDSKTTLQYLEGNKSPKEVKLDNITGVDYHYSVFRKYPNWIKEAKDNKITLNVWTVNDVVDMDWIIENNFDYITTNEPELLSERIKVKK is encoded by the coding sequence ATGAATGCTATTAAAATATTCCCTGCATTTTTGATGCTAATGATATTTGTATTTACTTCTTGTAATGTCACAAAAAATGGTATTGTTGCACATCGTGGAGCATGGAAAAAAAATAATTTACCAGAAAACTCAATTGCTGCTCTTAGACACGCTATAGATTTAAAAGCTGTAGGTTCAGAATTTGACGTTGTTATGACAGTCGATGACTCACTTGTGATAAATCATGATCCACATTATAATAACTTAATTGTTGAAGAAACTAAATATGCAGACTTAATCAAGTTTAAACTTTCTAATGGAGAGAAACTACCAACTTTGAGAGAGTATATTATAGAAGGGAAAAAGAATAATAAGCACACTACTTTGGTATGCGAAATAAAACCTTCAGGAGTAAGTAAAGAGAGAGGAAAAAAAATTGCTTTAAAAGCAGTTGAGATAGTTAAAAGTCTTAATGCAGAAAAGATAACTTCATATATCAGTTTTGATTATGAAATACTGAAACAAATTAGAGAAGTAGATTCTAAAACTACATTGCAATATTTGGAAGGAAATAAATCTCCAAAAGAAGTAAAACTAGATAATATAACAGGTGTTGATTATCATTATTCAGTTTTTAGAAAATACCCAAATTGGATTAAAGAAGCAAAGGATAATAAGATAACTTTAAATGTCTGGACAGTTAATGATGTTGTTGATATGGATTGGATTATTGAAAATAATTTTGACTATATCACAACCAATGAACCAGAGTTGTTAAGTGAAAGAATAAAGGTTAAAAAATAG
- a CDS encoding discoidin domain-containing protein: MMKNRYKLYSIVLLLLLVGCKIHTSESKTNLLGKTEWFDPNKRASTYCNPINIGYNYTTENHNRIPESRRSSADPVIITYKGEYYLFATNQAGFFWSKDMSNWEFVYGSFQRRPADDDQCAPAAWVVNDTLFYVGSTWKKDHPVWKTADPKSGRWLRHVDTAMLPTWDPAIFQDDDKKVYMYYGSSGKLPLVGTEVDYKTWLPVGNQADYAKLYAATEVEDIQRPYGEIKEVVGLDPANHGWERFGPNNDMEPAPWGDFIEGAWMTKHNGKYYMQYGAPATEFKGYANGVHVGDHPLGPFVYQKHNPMSYKPGGFVIGAGHGNTFADNYGNYWNTGTCKISIKDRFERRIDMFPAGFDKDDVMYSITSYGDFPIVLPTKQRDQTKGASSGWMLLSYKKPVTVSSSEECMEVQTHRVDNGGKKVFEKICYDAKNLTDENIQTYWSAKTSNSGEWLQLDLGRKMQVNALQINYADHKATQYNKAMDIYYQYKIFMSDDAINWTLVVDKSQNDKDVPHDYVELTKPIKARYIKMVNIHNASGLFAVSDFRVFGNGLLEKPKPVSEFKVDRSSKDSRNAMIQWKQQPDAIGYNIYYGITPDKLYNSIMVYDESTYDFRGLDKGTNYYFTIEAFNENGISLKNEIIEVK; the protein is encoded by the coding sequence ATGATGAAAAATAGATATAAACTGTATTCAATAGTGCTTTTACTGCTTTTGGTAGGATGTAAAATTCATACATCTGAATCAAAAACTAATCTTTTAGGAAAGACCGAATGGTTTGATCCAAATAAACGGGCATCAACATATTGTAATCCGATAAATATTGGATACAATTACACCACTGAAAATCATAACAGAATTCCTGAATCCCGTCGTTCGAGTGCCGATCCTGTAATTATCACTTATAAAGGGGAATATTATTTATTTGCTACAAATCAAGCAGGATTCTTTTGGAGTAAAGATATGTCTAACTGGGAATTTGTTTACGGAAGTTTTCAAAGACGACCAGCCGACGATGATCAGTGTGCACCAGCAGCTTGGGTAGTAAATGATACCTTATTTTATGTAGGATCCACATGGAAGAAAGATCACCCAGTTTGGAAAACGGCTGATCCAAAATCAGGTAGATGGTTGAGACATGTTGATACAGCAATGTTACCAACTTGGGATCCAGCAATTTTTCAGGATGATGATAAAAAAGTATATATGTACTATGGTTCAAGCGGGAAATTACCACTTGTAGGAACCGAAGTAGATTATAAAACATGGTTACCAGTAGGGAATCAGGCAGATTATGCAAAACTGTATGCAGCAACTGAGGTAGAAGACATTCAGCGTCCGTATGGAGAGATAAAAGAGGTGGTGGGCTTAGATCCTGCAAATCATGGTTGGGAGCGCTTTGGGCCTAATAATGATATGGAACCAGCGCCTTGGGGAGATTTTATTGAGGGAGCTTGGATGACCAAACATAACGGAAAGTATTATATGCAATACGGAGCTCCAGCTACTGAGTTTAAAGGGTATGCCAATGGGGTGCATGTAGGAGACCATCCTTTAGGTCCATTTGTTTACCAAAAACACAACCCGATGTCATATAAACCAGGAGGATTTGTAATAGGAGCAGGGCACGGAAATACGTTTGCTGATAATTATGGTAATTATTGGAATACAGGAACATGCAAAATATCAATAAAAGACCGGTTTGAGCGCCGGATTGATATGTTTCCAGCAGGATTTGATAAAGATGATGTAATGTACTCTATCACATCGTATGGAGATTTTCCAATAGTACTACCAACAAAACAACGAGATCAGACCAAAGGAGCCTCATCAGGATGGATGTTACTTTCGTATAAAAAGCCAGTAACGGTTTCGTCATCAGAAGAATGCATGGAGGTTCAAACGCATAGGGTAGACAATGGAGGAAAAAAAGTATTTGAAAAAATATGTTACGATGCTAAAAATCTGACAGATGAGAATATTCAAACCTATTGGTCTGCAAAAACGAGTAATTCAGGAGAATGGTTGCAACTGGATTTAGGTAGAAAAATGCAAGTAAATGCTTTGCAAATAAACTATGCCGATCATAAAGCGACACAATATAATAAGGCAATGGATATTTATTATCAGTATAAGATATTTATGTCAGATGATGCTATAAATTGGACTTTGGTAGTAGATAAGTCACAGAATGATAAAGATGTACCACATGATTACGTAGAATTAACAAAACCCATTAAGGCTCGTTATATAAAAATGGTAAACATACATAATGCTTCAGGATTGTTTGCTGTGTCAGATTTTAGAGTTTTTGGAAATGGATTATTAGAAAAACCAAAACCAGTTTCAGAATTTAAAGTTGATAGAAGTTCTAAAGATAGCCGTAATGCAATGATACAATGGAAACAACAACCAGATGCAATAGGGTATAATATTTATTATGGAATTACACCTGATAAATTGTACAACAGCATTATGGTTTACGATGAAAGCACTTATGATTTCAGAGGTTTAGACAAAGGAACTAATTACTATTTTACTATTGAAGCTTTTAATGAGAATGGTATTAGTCTGAAAAATGAAATTATTGAAGTTAAATAA